From Salirhabdus salicampi:
GCGCCTGAGCGATAATCGTGCAATCTAAATTTCCGAGGCAATAACCTTGATTAATCACCATTTGCCAAACATGCTTAAGTAATTCTTTTGAATCTGCATCTTTAAATGCAGGATCATTGTCAGGGAAATGTTTTCCGATGTCACCTTCGCCAATAGCCCCAAGGCATGCATCAGTAATCGTATGTAATAAAACGTCCGCATCAGAATGACCCAACAGCCCTTTTTCATAGGGGATATGCACACCCCCAATAATACATGGTCGTCCTTCTGCGAACTGGTGCACATCAAATCCTTGTCCAATCTTAAACATGGAGGTCTCCTCCTTTTCAATTACGGTCTGTTTATTTTCTAGTAGACGGTTTGCTTTTTCAATATCTTCCGGTGTCGTTAACTTAAAATTGCGATAGCTGCCCTCCACAATCTCTATCAAATGACCCGTTCGCTCTACCAGGGAAGTGTCATCTGTTCCGATATACCCTTCCTCCATTGCTTTCTCATGGGCACTGGTAATGACATCATATTGAAACCCTTGCGGTGTTTGTGCAGCCCACAGTTGTTTCCGGTCCAACGTTTCCATACACCCGTTCTGATCTACCTTCTTAATTGTATCCGTAACAGGTACGGCCAATAAAGCAGCACTTTTCTCTTCCACGGCAACGGCTAGTTCATTCAACTTTTCTTGTTGGACAAACGGACGTGCACCATCATGGATAAAGACGATTCCCTCAGGCCGGCATGCTTTTAATCCTTCATAAACACTTTGTTGTCGTTCTTTTCCGCCTGGAACGAAGGCAGTAACTTTTTTCACATTATATTGATGAACAATTTCCTTAATTTCACTTACCTCTATCGGATTCACGACGAGATAAATATCAGTACATTGCTCATCTTGCTCAAAAACTTGTAATGTATGTATAAGGAGCGGCTTGTCTGCTAATGATAAAAATTGTTTGTTTTTTCCTAGTTTCATCCGCTTCCCTTGCCCTGCTGCTAATACAATCGCTTGATAGTTTGGCATATTTCATCAACCTCTATTTAAAGTAAAAAGAACAAAAGTGATAACATTAATGTTATCACTTTTTACGTCTCTATTGTTATACCCTTTTTACAAAGCTTTTTCAAGTAATTTTGGTTTGGCAAAAATCATACGGCCTGCCGAAGTTTGCAACACACTCGTTACAAGTACTTCTATCGTTTTACCTATATAATTTTTCCCTTCTTCAACGACAATCATTGTACCATCGTCTAAATACGCAACACCTTGTTTTTCTTCTTTACCATCCTTAATGACATGAACGGTTAATTCCTCACCCGGAA
This genomic window contains:
- a CDS encoding bifunctional 2-C-methyl-D-erythritol 4-phosphate cytidylyltransferase/2-C-methyl-D-erythritol 2,4-cyclodiphosphate synthase, producing MPNYQAIVLAAGQGKRMKLGKNKQFLSLADKPLLIHTLQVFEQDEQCTDIYLVVNPIEVSEIKEIVHQYNVKKVTAFVPGGKERQQSVYEGLKACRPEGIVFIHDGARPFVQQEKLNELAVAVEEKSAALLAVPVTDTIKKVDQNGCMETLDRKQLWAAQTPQGFQYDVITSAHEKAMEEGYIGTDDTSLVERTGHLIEIVEGSYRNFKLTTPEDIEKANRLLENKQTVIEKEETSMFKIGQGFDVHQFAEGRPCIIGGVHIPYEKGLLGHSDADVLLHTITDACLGAIGEGDIGKHFPDNDPAFKDADSKELLKHVWQMVINQGYCLGNLDCTIIAQAPKMAPYIEAMRESVANILEVDVSQINIKATTTEKLGFTGRKEGIASQAVVLLQTA